DNA sequence from the Acanthochromis polyacanthus isolate Apoly-LR-REF ecotype Palm Island chromosome 5, KAUST_Apoly_ChrSc, whole genome shotgun sequence genome:
ACGAGGGCACGTATGGAGAACACCgttaagctaacgatgctagACAAGGCTAACATCGCGACGCAGTTAGATGAGGCTTGGTGTGAGGAAGCACAATGAAGAGGTGGACGGGGACTGGCACATTTTGGCTAAGATAATAGACTGCATTAATTTCTGCGGGGCGTTTGAGCTGGCTTTACGCGGCCACGATGAGATGGAATCTTCAGACAACCCAGGTGTGTTTAGGAGCTTAGTCGATCTGGTCGCATCGCTTGATAGCGTGCTGGAGGAGCACCTGAAGACAGCGACACTTTTCAAAGGCACCTCAAAGACTGTGCAAAACGAACTGCTAGACTGCATGTTGTCAGTACTCAAGACCCACATTCTCGAGGAAGTAAAAAGTGCGGATTATCTTGCTATTCAGGCTCATGAGACAACTGACATTTCCACCCGTTGCCAGTTGATGCTTGTGCTAAGATACattgacacacaaaacaacattcaaGAGCGTTTTTTCGAGTTCATCCCTCTTCAGAATGCCACTGACACGATCGCCACAGCGCTGTTGGAGAGGCAGAGCATCATCCTCCCTCCCGGACAGGAGAGTAAGCTGATCACCCAGGCCTATGATGGGGCTGCAGTAATGAGGGGAGCCACAAGTGGAGTGCAGCGGAAGGTAAAGGATGTGCATGCAGGTGCATACTACATTCACTGCTATGCCCATCAGCTTAACCTCATCATGCAGCAGGCAACATCACATATCCCCAGAGTAAGGGCTTTTTTTTCAGACCTTGGGGGATTTGCTGCGTTCTTCTCCCGCTCATTCAAACGAAACACTGTGCTTGACCAAATAGTGGCTCACAGACTTCCAGGGACTTCAACAACCAGATGGAACTTTCATAGCCGTGCTGTTAACAAAGTGTTTGAATACAAGGATGACCTCATCCAGTGTTTCCAAACTATCAGAGACTCTGGTGACTTTGATCTAATCACTGTCAGAGGCAGGGGGCTTTGTGAGAATGCTGGAGGAAGAAGATTTCTGCTTTCTCCTGGCCTTGTTTCACAAGATCATGCCACATGTGGACATGCTGTTTAACCAGCTGCAGAAGAGGAACATCGACACTGTCTACATCACAAGAGTCATCCAGACATTCACCAACAGCATGCAAAAGATCAGGTGAATAATTATTTCTTAATATTGTAATAAAAGTCTCCAGTATGTTAGTTTTTGAAAGAGTGATTGTGGATGCTAACCTGTGTTTCTGATTAGGGATTCCATTCCTTCTCTGAGTGAGGAATACAGCGCATCTGTGCAGCAGCACTccacaaagaggaggaggaaattTGGACAGGGAGAACGACAGCAGTTGGCTTTAGAGGTAAGCTGCAATATTACAGTCCTGTTTACAAGACACCCAGTAGGTGTTTTtaccttcttttttaaaatttgttgatATGTGAAATTATTATATGCTATATTTCTCTGTCTGCCGTCCTCCATTCCTGTGTAATAAGAGTTACACATTGGTTTTCATTATCCTATATTGTAATCACTGTGCAGCTACTGAGAAAGGCAGACACTGATCTCATCTTGTAAGAGAATACTGATGACATTATTTACCATGGTAAAGAATACTATGTGTACTtaccttttttattatttatgttttatatcaTGTCATAGGTATGTGGTACAATTCTGAGCCATGCCAAAGAGCGGTTCTCATTTACCAAGCACCTCATCAGCGCCACTCTGCTACATGGAGACTTGTTTGTGCAACACACTGCACAGTTTCCAGAAGCAGCACTGGAAACTACAGTGGAGGCCTACCCCATGTTGAACAAAGCCAAGCTGAGAACAGAGCTATCCCTCATCTATGAGAACGATGAGTTCAGGGCCTGCAGTGGTGCAATGACTCTGTTCCAGTTTTTCATGGAGAACAACCTTCAGGACACGTTCACTGAGACTGCCTCCTCAAGATTCTCATCACCATGCCTATGACAACAGCAAAATCAGAAAGATGCTTCTCCACTTTAAAGAGAATCAAAACTTTCCTGAGGAACACCATGACGCAGGATAGACTGAATGCTCTGGCCATGCTCTCCATGGAGAAAAAACTTGTCAGAAACATTCCTGACTTTAATAAGAGGGTCATTGAGCGCTTTGCCACATAGAAGGACAGAAGGGCAAAATTCCAGTACAAataaggcacacacacacacacacacacacacacacacacacacacacacacacacacacacacacacacacacacacacacacacacgggcatggacaaaaatgatggacCCTTTATTCAAtcttaactttttattttgttgcacgGTGTTGTTGTGGAACCAGTCACTGCAGTCAGGtgatttctgtaactctcaGTGAGACTTCTACACCTGTCGACTCCTGGTGATCAAAATGCTCCAGCTGTCCAAGGTGTGAAGGCTGTCTTTTTtcagactgcatgtttcagctccttccacagatgttcagtaggattcagggctcattggaggccacttcagaacagttcagtgtgttgttctTAGCCATTCTTCaatgtgtagctgtgtgtttcaggtcagTGTGTCTTCATTTTGTATGCTTcccttgaccagatttttctttgtataaagttgactttagcacaatacatcatccagcaatgtattgcacttagtaattttttgatattttgctcattaaatacttattatttcacagagcactgatatcctgcTGAGGCAAGAAATAACGTGCTGagtctgtcctggttttagtttgACGGCAAGTTTAGGCGTTTAGCAAAAATTTTGCGATGCGTCCGACCTCTGCTCTC
Encoded proteins:
- the LOC127534043 gene encoding zinc finger MYM-type protein 1-like, producing MRLGVRKHNEEVDGDWHILAKIIDCINFCGAFELALRGHDEMESSDNPGVFRSLVDLVASLDSVLEEHLKTATLFKGTSKTVQNELLDCMLSVLKTHILEEVKSADYLAIQAHETTDISTRCQLMLVLRYIDTQNNIQERFFEFIPLQNATDTIATALLERQSIILPPGQESKLITQAYDGAAVMRGATSGVQRKVKDVHAGAYYIHCYAHQLNLIMQQATSHIPRVRAFFSDLGGFAAFFSRSFKRNTVLDQIVAHRLPGTSTTRWNFHSRAVNKVFEYKDDLIQCFQTIRDSGDFDLITVRGRGLCENAGGRRFLLSPGLVSQDHATCGHAV